A stretch of the Lactuca sativa cultivar Salinas chromosome 9, Lsat_Salinas_v11, whole genome shotgun sequence genome encodes the following:
- the LOC111895767 gene encoding uncharacterized protein LOC111895767 yields the protein MAEVVELVLNELLEKKCDSGSISIPFQFGNKLATQALTNSGATINLIPFSFFKKLILPEPRPVNMKIHLADKTIIRPRGVSEDLLIKVDRFVFPGDFVVLDMEEDPKIPIILGRPFLNTACTLIDVCESTLTLRVGDESAVFKSLPEIKQEEARKE from the coding sequence aTGGCGGAAGTGGTGGAATTAGTATTGAATGAACTACTAGAAAAGAAGTGCGATTCGGGAAGCATCTCAATTCCTTTCCAATTTGGAAATAAACTTGCCACTCAAGCATTGACCAATTCAGGTGCAACTATTAACTTAATTCCTTTTTCTTTCTTCAAGAAGCTAATTTTACCGGAGCCAAGGCCTGttaatatgaagatccatttagCGGATAAGACGATTATTCGTCCAAGAGGTGTTAGTGAAGATCTCCTCATAAAAGTAGATAGATTTGTGTTCCCCGGGGACTTTGTAGTgcttgatatggaagaagaccccaaaatcccaattattttggggagaccATTTTTGAATACCGCATGCACATTGATAGATGTATGCGAGTCCACGCTAACATTGAGGGTAGGAGATGAGTCAGCAGTGTTTAAATCTCTACCAGAGATTAAGCAAGAAGAAGCAAGAAAAGAATAA